In Rhododendron vialii isolate Sample 1 chromosome 9a, ASM3025357v1, the following are encoded in one genomic region:
- the LOC131299715 gene encoding uncharacterized protein LOC131299715, whose amino-acid sequence MLRMMFLVGRAAPTLGVITQSNLRLTSKMPPKSCVRWGVARNRGGRGRGRGHGVPPEDEVSQHGENPGRNPGAGAGRGAGIPPNQTQFARDLVAALTAANLFNQAPRENADNRALSAMREFSRRNPPTFDGTSSDPLVADHWLAQIRKLFNALKITEDDLRVNIVAVQLTGEANEWWESVLESRKDARRAARTVAQVNEPDVENLTWAEFETLFEEQYFPETSREQLRDQFEKLEQGGMTVSEYAQKFQSLSGFAPELVATEERKCRRFEKGLHNTVRRMVMVQRKTKYAEVVECARSIEIPKEAQRNRGVWEPRQQVVSVSSSSGSFGSQGRKRQREPSQQPSNQPNFRVPSSSGTRGALSRPPSVCYKCNQPGHVRAQCPHLQKACYVCGKMDHLARNCPQGSIVQSESGSVQQPGTGYNVGQQFRGTQRQQQPHFRQTTSVQSSGGDKGATSSAPTQGSGQRGGFVQGQSTQGRVFNINSNASPSVSQAPEASVVRGGRMHLDRICRDCELVICDHRFRRVRICPLEGPCFQFFGERREPLEPYLCGSQERESIYSLLASLTLDEDLSTRGELPLVVREFPDVFPEELPGLPPEREIEFLRLCIDYRKLNRVTIKNKYPMPRIDDLFDQLRGATCFSKIDLRSGYHQLRVRREDIPKTAFRTRYGHYEFVVMPFGLTNAPATFMDLMNRIFRAYLDRFVVVFVDDILIYSPTEKEHQSHLTIVLEILREHQLYAKLSKCEFWLSEVKFLGHVVSKGGVSVDPGEIESVMNWQRPKNVFEIRSFLGLAGYYHRFVLDFSRLAAPMTRLTRRVRVRVDASRASSGV is encoded by the exons taagatgcctccgaaaTCGTGTGTTAGGTGGGGTGTGGCAAGAAACCGGGGAGGTcgtggccgtggtcgtggccaTGGGGTGCCACCggaggatgaggttagtcagcatggggagaacccaggtAGGAATCCGGGGGCTGGGGCCGGTAGGGGTGCAGGAATACCACCCAATCAAACTCAATTTGCTAGGGATCTtgtcgcagcacttacagctgcaaatctgTTCAACCAAGCTCCTAGAGAAAATGCAGACAACCGAGCCTTATCAGCAATGCGAGAATTTAGCCGTAGGAATCCACCGACGTTTGATGGGACAAGTAGTGATCCTCTTGTGGCCGATCATTGGTTAGCACAAATCCGTAAACTTTTCAATGCTCTTAAGATTACCGAAGATGATTTAAGAGTGAATATCGTGGCTGTTCAACTTACCGGGGAAGCcaatgagtggtgggaatctgtCTTAGAATCTAGGAAGGATGcgaggagagcggcaaggaccgtAGCTCAAGTAAATGAACCGGATGTTGAAAATTTGACGTGGGCCGAGTTTGAGACATTATTTGAGGAACAATACTTTCCAGAGACTAGTCGTGAGCAGTTGAGAGATCAGTTTGAGAAGTTGGAGCAGGGGGGTATGACCGTGTCGGAATACGCTCAAAAGTTTCAGTCTTTATCTGGAtttgcgccagagttggtggcAACGGAGGAAAGGAAATGTAGACGCTTTGAGAAGGGGCTTCATAATACTGTGAGGAGAATGGTAATGGTGCAACGTAAGACGAAATACGCCGAGGTTGTTGAGTGTGCGAGAAGTATTGAGATACCAAAGGAAGCACAGAGGAATAGGGGAGTTTGGGAACCGAGGCAACAAGTTGTGAGTGTGAGTTCATCGTCAGGAAGCTTTGGGAGTCAAGGACGGAAGAGACAGAGGGAACCATCTCAGCAACCATCTAACCAACCCAACTTTAGGGTGCCTTCTTCTTCAGGGACACGGGGAGCTTTGTCTAGACCTCCGTCTGTGTGCTACAAGTGCAATCAACCTGGACAcgttcgtgctcagtgtccacATCTCCAGAAGGCTTGTTATGTTTGTGGGAAGATGGATCATCTCGCTAGGAATTGTCCTCAGGGGTCGATAGTGCAAAGTGAGTCGGGTTCCGTGCAGCAGCCGGGAACGGGGTATAATGTTGGCCAACAGTTTAGGGGCACTCAGAGGCAGCAACAACCTCACTTCCGCCAGACTACGTCGGTTCAGAGTTCCGGGGGTGACAAGGGAGCGACTTCTTCCGCGCCTACTCAGGGTTCTGGTCAGAGGGGAGGTTTTGTACAAGGTCAGAGTACCCAAGGGCGTGTTTTCAACATCAACTCGAATGCTTCACCTTCTGTTTCTCAGGCTCCAGAAGCATCCGTTGTGAGGG GGGGTAGAATGCATCTTGATCGTATTTGTCGAGATTGCGAGTTAGTCATTTGTGACCATCGTTTT cgtcgagttcgtatttgtcctcTTGAGGGTCCTTGTTTCcaattctttggggagcgtcgggaGCCGTTGGAACCGTATCTATGTGGGTCTCAAGAGCGCGAGTCAATTTATTCCttgttggcgagtttgacgttagatgaAGATTTGTCGAcacgtggggagttacccttagtAGTTCGCGAATTTCccgatgtttttcctgaagagttacctggtttacctccTGAAAGAGAGATTGAATTC cttcgcttgtgtatcgattatcgtaagctaaatcgagtcaccattaagaataagtatcccatgcctagaatcgatgatttgtttgatcaacttcggggtgcgacctgtttttccaaaattgatttgaggtccggttaccaCCAGTTGAGGGTTCGGAGAGAGGATATTCCTAAGACCGCATTCcgcactcgttatggccattacgaatttgttgttatgcctttcggattGACGAACGCTCCAGCTACATTCATGGACTTAATGAATCGTATCTTTCGTGCATACCTTGATCgttttgtggttgtattcgtCGATGATATCCTTATCTATTCGCCAACGGAGAAGGAACACCAATCGCATCTCACCATTGTTCTTGAAATCTTAAGGGAGCACCAATTGTACGCcaagcttagtaagtgtgagttttggctatccgaagtcaaatttttgggtcacgtggtttcgaagggtggCGTGTCCGTCGATCCAGGAGAAATAGAGTCTGttatgaattggcaacgaccgaaGAACGTGTTCGAAATTCgtagttttttgggtttggccGGGTACTACCACCGTTTTgttcttgatttctctcgtttagcAGCGCCAATGACTAGATTAACAC GGAGGGTTAGGGTGCGTGTTGATGCAAGCAGGGCGAGTAGTGGCGTATAG